Within Dreissena polymorpha isolate Duluth1 chromosome 13, UMN_Dpol_1.0, whole genome shotgun sequence, the genomic segment GTGACAAGTTGAGCAGACCACCGTGTCGTCATCATTTTAgcacatttttcaaattatacccAAATTATGTATTTCAATGGGTGAACAAACAATAAACGGTAGATAAATTGCGAAAACTGTTGTTTATGTCTAAATCTTAGGATAATTGTGGAAAAGAATACTTCTATTAGCATTAACTTGACAATTCAATAAACAGAAAAAATTAATAGAAATATATTACAGAAGATGTAAaaacaagtgctgtttgtaaaacacgcatgctctCCAAATGGGCAGttcattgtagtggcagccaggccattgtgacctttaactttgacctagtgacctgaaaatcaatacgggtcatctgccagtcatgatcaatgtaccaatgaagtttcatgatcaaggcctaagcattcctgagttatcatcctgaaccactgtgaccttgacctagtgacctgaaaatcaataggggtcctctgccagATGGACCGACCAActaacggaccgaccgacatgtgcaaaacaatattctcCCTCTTCTCGGAAGGGgtgcataaaaatatttattacatataaatcaGGATAACTCACTTATGATCAAGTGTCAATGTATGTCAACTTATATCTGATCAACTGTCACTGGTGTCTCAAACAGGGTCTTTATGAGGTTATTTGGTACTCGAAGCCTGGACATTTGTGTCTATGCCTAATAACTCAAACTGCATATTCAGGtttaaaaacattgaaatattagGCAAATTAATGGGGTTGGCATAAGAAGATGTGTGTTCACTCGAAGTGGTCTTAAACCAATGTTTGTGAATTATTCTAAACTCTGTAAGTCAAGAAATagttatcatttataaaaaagatccattcattaagtgttcaagaatattataagaaatatatGCACTTACGCTCTGTCAGTTGACGCCTCAATTCTGAGTTTTCCGTTTCCAGTTTGGAACATTTGTCCTTCATCATTTGAAGCTCATCAACTACCTTGCTGTACTTCTCCTAGAAGTACAAGTTAATATATTGATCTATGAGCAGACCCTTTCTCTGCCGATTTTAATAGTAGTTTCATGttccccaaaaaaaaaattctgaagtttttttttttgCCATGCAAACAAACTTTTTTATTCTCACAAGGAAAATTGAAGCACAACTTCCCAATTTCACAGGTAATGTTCTCAAAATGCTTTTGCAGGCTATTTAAAAGATCAAAtactttttcattttaacatcatttacCTGATTTCCAATCAAACACAAGGCCTTTCTTAATACTTGCAGTTCACCAGTGTAAATACATAAACCAAAtactatttatttaattgctcatGTTTCTGATAtacaaaaaaggaaattaattaaCTTACAAGGAGTCCCTCAGAAGTGTTTGAACATTCCTCATTGGCATCATCTTCCAGGTcagtttgctttcttttttttgtaagtGGTCTGGATCCCAAAAATTCCTttctaaaaaataatcaaaaattaACTTCAAATATATACAACACCAACATGTTTTACATTGTCTGTggcttcagggctttttttctttctttgggacccgccgtaaaatggccctttcccctcggatttttttcccctcagcaggcaaattttcccccagacttgattttttcccttaatttttttttttaactttaaattcataagttaacctgatccagtgtagaaattataacatattgcataattaaattatctgttgccttgaatttgttataaaacagcaaaatatgttaaattgattatttaagatttTCCTTATTTCCGCAAAAATCCGGTGTTTCACGTGATTTTTCCCCCAAATTTCAGCATTTCGCACGattatttttcccctcaaaaaaggccaggccctttccccaaagtaaGATAAAAAACCCTGGGCTTTAAAAACGTCCCGCGACACAGGTGCCTCAACATGCTTGTGaaattataacaagagcaccgccttgcgggtgcagaccgctcatctattttctttttttaagggaacggactctcattttcaatcacaaaggagggaggggtggagtgaagaggggtgtatagtgtgggggtgtggacatttattacattatcttccaaaaatgcgaaaaaaatgaaaaaaaaaatcggggggggggggggggggaaggggggggattcttgggtgcgatggttggacggtatttcaaacataaaataataaaaataaatatttgtgttttttaaccgtttcaaaaaaaaactaCTGCAATAACTAATGCCTACCAgtctattatttcttaaaaaaaaataatattcacatttacaatatttcctttaataattcaaataagaTGATACCCTTTAGCTAAAGACATacagtttaaataaaatgcagtAAATTTGGTTGATTTTTGACAAAGCCACTGTCaaattatttgatattgtgcCTACTAATGACAGAGTAGCTCTCTAGACAAGCATTGTCCGGATTAACAGCacaaaaaacatcaaacaatCATTGTGACAAATATGTCAAGATCACACAAGGCAGGTCTGACAAAATTATGCCTGAAAATCatcaattgataaataaataagcttGTTCCCATGACACCACTCCCACTTGCGTTATAAGaaatacaatgaaaattttaAAGTCTGTTACAGTTTTGTAAATTCACAATTAATTCttacattttgttgttatattcaGCTAATCCTTTGCTTCGCAGAATGTTCAGACACGACTCAATATCCTCGGTTGATTGAATTTTCAAGAGTGGTCTGAAGAATTTTTCAGAGATTTTCACTGCACCACCCGAGACTTCCTCCACAATGGCCCAAACTCTCTGTTCAAGCTGAGCCATCTTCATATGCAGTCCATACGAATTCTGGAATCTTCTGATGTCCTGTAAATCATGAATAATGATAACCATTCAgtatacaaaactataaataataatgctttgAATAATCAACTTAGAGGACTGTCCAATGTAAAATattggatatattttttttataaacaactggtagcaagatgagttgcagataattggtcagtaaccacattttaacttaactcttttgacctgttaattctttcaacagtgaacaatgcccattATATTACTCCAAATATTGTACATAATTGGATAGCAGAAAAGTCAAAtttgaacaagagtgccaaactgtcacaagatacgcccaattgtaggttttggacaccatgcttaatgcttgaaatgcagtaagtgacctctagacctagttattgacccggcatgaccctttttttaacttgacctagatatcatttagatgtaacatctgactaaatttggtgaagatcagatgaaaactacttcaattagagagcggacaccatacacatgaaatgcactatgtgaccttgtgacctcatttttgacccagcataacccatattcgaactttacttgcatatcatctagacacaacttctgaccaaatttggtgaagcagtgattttttttgctttaatttgttacagcctgtgccttttgaattgggaaaattagcgcgataaacagtgaaattgggaaaaatagcgcgataaaccataaaattgggaaaaattaagcattataaataggattataagtaacagaagtgatattgtttttaagtgcatgttcagggagttttctagaaaaggagtctggtgaaattgttttttttaatcaataaaagtggcaagttgggaatgatttatggacaaaaatgactaaatccaagttatatattttgtaagatgtttaaaaaataaagttgagacctagatttaagaaatcataattaatttatatgagacttctttctaaaaaaaaaaaaaaaaaaaaaaaaattttttttttttttttgaagttgggcttttttttgggaaattttggtcagaattttgggaaaaaacgtgtatttttgcgattgggaagcagccaaaattcggctgtaaatttgagcaaaaaaaatcactgtgaagatcagatgaaaactacttaaattagagagcggacatcatgcttaatccttgaaatgcactaagtgacccagtgaccttttTTTTGACCCgacataacccatattcgaacttgacctagatattgtctagacacaacttctgaccaagtttggtgaagatcggatgaaaactatttcaattagagagcggacactgctgtggatgccGCCCGCCAAGGGTTAAACTATAATAAAGTCTCTCAACGTGCTTGCTTTAAACATAGGATTGGTATTGCTTTTTGCAGACAATTTTAATGTGCACCAACTATGTTAAGATTATAATATTGTCAATGCCTACATAAGTACTTTTCATCAAAatggtgtttatttatatttattaaatgtcaaaTCATTCAACAGCCATTCATGAGTTAGCAGGTAGTCAAATGCCAATCCAACTGATCCCTCTGTTCATTGATTTAAATCtaaataattcaaagaaaaactgtttaaaagtGTCTTGGTCAAACCATACTATATAAGCATGAGAATGCAAGTTTCAGACCCTTCCATTATATAAGTGTAACTATACCTTCACATGAAAGATGGAAGAAAGAGCTTCTTTCCAAGCCTTCATATCCGTTGGTGACATGTGCATTGATGGGCGAACCTGTCTCATAAGCCTCACCTTGTCAATGAAGCTTAGAGGCTTTTGCTTCTCCTGCAAGCAAACATTGTGCTGCCAACCCACCGTTAAGGCTGTGCATGTTGACAGGGctgaataaatattcattttgacTGTGGTTATAGTTGCGAGACCACGCCTTAGAAGACCCTGAAGGGCTTCCCTTGTGTGGTTCCCTCCAAGGGTCTCAACCTGTCCGGCACCTGCAGTTCCATGATATCATTATAAGTTGACAAAATGCAATGTACTAGTTTAACAGAATAAGATCACCAAGCAGCAtttagaatataaaaaaatcattatttcaccGGTCTCTAATAGTAAATTACTGTCTTAAATCTGCTCATCATAAGTATTTCTCTTTTTATATTAAaccctctataacgctcaaaatcaacaaaaattagtaaagtatttttttaaataaagtcaacaccaaaacaatcagtgttcctttaagcaaaagccaaaattcaactctagatgtggtataattacatagatctttgaagaaacaaaatgctggtttttatttatttgtgacacaatttattccatttttatttttactgcaAATAGATCTATTCATAGGAAACagaaacactaaaatggtaccctgttagtgtttatgtgtcgtatgaataatatatattgttGTGGGAAATGAAGATGGCATTATATatgcaaattaataataaaaacgagcatctattttaccagaccacatctggcgttgaaaattCGGCAATTGTCTAATGTAAAAATGAACACTATGTTTCGTTGTTTATTATacgttattttacgaaatattatacaaaatgttcgttttattTCAGTAGTAATGGGACTGTAAGTCCATGGAAGTTACTAATCTACTCTTCAATTTTGATAAATTAAGGGGGCAAAACTCTGGAAGTACCAAGGCTATCCCAACATAATTGTATGTGCACTATTGCAGTATATCACATAtcattactataaatagtaacaaaatgactttGCGACAGGGCCGTTATTCAtctctagcgggccaatataaattatatcagcccgctgagccgggccgatttttcatatcagaaaagaatggaaACACGCGACttttactgaacaaaatggcgtccacattcagcctTAGCCAACAGTGATcaataaaattgagattcaaCAAAGctgttatgtcggcagcgggcagATTATAGACGTCCagcccagctctgtcgtgtgttattgtctaaataatacacatttattttaagtttcgtAAAATTACATCCAATATTTAAACAGAAACAGCTCTGGACACcaaaaaaaggttttcaaaatttaTTGATTATATTGATTAAAGTCACAGAAGAGGGCATAACGCTGAAGTTATCAGGACAATCTTAACAAACTTTACACATGCAAAACTGCAGTACAATGTATGATGATAGACATTGATTTAAAAGCTTAAGGAAATTGGATGCAATATTATAGTTATTGAAAAATCAGCTCTGGACGGCAAAAAGTTGACAAAAATAGATTAGTTTCAGTAAAAATATGGGGCATAACTCTGGAATTACAAGGTAAATCCCAAAACACATCTGATGAAAGACAAAGACTTGTCACAATAACTCACACTGTACACTTTGTACTGTGGTGAgctaaatatataaaatagtgcTCGAATATATACCTTTCATCTTTAATATCGACGGGTCACAATCGTCAGGGACCATTCCTACCAGGATTGTAAGTTGTTGAAAAACTCCACTTTGAAAAGAGTCCATTAAAAACTTCACGTGTTCAAGGTCCAGCAGTCTTGATGCTCTTTTTGGCGAAGGTGGGATGAGATTTTCAATGTGGACATCGAATATTCctaaaaaaatgttgatgaacAGTAAATTCAAACAAGACATTCATGATTGCATTGTCACTTGCCTGTAGTGGTGCAACATTAAATTGATTTATCGATATATCATGATCTTAATTCCTGAGATAACAATGCATCTATAGcaaactcatttatttatcagtggcagtatgctagacatttatttttaagtttcatgaaattccATACAAAAGTTACTGAGAACAgctaagaaaagtgtgacagaccccAGTTCAGACAGTCAGAATAATGGACGGAATGAAAATACCAAACAATATCATTATCACAAGCTCACTCCaacattatatataattgttCTTACCCAAAAACATCTTTTGTGCTTCATTCTCATTAGTGTCTGAAACAAAGTAGTACTTGTTAGTGTTACTTATTGTTTTTCAGCAAATTGTCATTGTTCATTGCCTACCAAGTTCAAATATAAATTACAAGTAAACACAGCATTGTCGAGATTTCAGAAACTTGATCTCACAAACTTTTCAATAGCCAGATTATGTATGGTAGAGACAGAAGCTAGTGttatttttccttctatggaCAGATACGGTAAACGGACCTGTTCCAAATGACCTATGGACCTGTTCCCAAAATGAACCAGACccatcccaatttcaaaaaaaactacaacaaaatcGAGTAAACAATTCCCCGAAATCGCCAACTTGACGTATTTCGAGACTGTTTCAACTTGCTGCCCATTTTACTTCTCAATCATTGACTGGTTTAAACATTTAACGTTAAATTTGCACATTAAATACGTGTATGTTATGGCAAAGTATAAACCCGTCTGAATTTTCTGACGCTTTCGACAATATTCGCCATGAGTCGAGAACAAAATTAAAGCCTAGATAAGTAAAAAGCAACTTGTTAAGCGATCTTTGCTTTGTAAAAAGTTAAGCGTCTGTTTAGTCCACCTTTTCCCCTCAGTACACTGCAAAAAATTGTCGAAGATGACAGTAGTCTAGTGATAAGTATGAAGCCTGGGGGTGTCTGGACTCTCATCAGCCCAGAAAGATGCCAGCTTGATATATTTAACGCAAATAAAAGCAGAGAACTATGTCTGTAACAATCTGTGTTTTGGTCAAAtgttgtttgtgcaagactgtgaataaaAGTTTATGTAGCTTTCCTGTGTTAACAAAAGCTGCCAAAAGTTAAACAagtaaacaaagtaaaaaaaaaacattcttcaattgttacaattcacaacttgattttacccaatttggtgatttcaggGCGCGAAAATTTCCGAATGGCAACGGAcatgttcccaattgggtgaaaaaaataaCTTGATTCACAAAATTATCTTTCTGCCCAATTAAGGAAGCTCTGATCGAGTGTATAGATCCCAATAGTTATTTAATTGCAGTAAATACGGGTCTAAATAGatcaatttcttttaaataacgGTGATTTTTGGGCTGGACTGATTTGGTAATTAGATTTTCTTTGattaaaagaattaaaaaaaaaaatctagtgCTACAATGCAAAATCTATATAATTACTGGTACCTTTCGTAGAAGAATCACGTGCCTTTATCAACGTCAACTCCATCATCCAAAGAAAGGTCTGGCACATCAGTTAAAGACtctgtttaacaaaaaatagaatGAATACCCATCCACTTTACACCCCCTCACAccattcattcatttttgtttatttcgctCGCTAGTTTTATTTTTGAGgacaaatattcaatttttttgtATCCTTATGGAgcagacaaaatattttttaaatgcaactgtgtggttttttttgcatttatttatgtgtttgaaAAATCCAGCACAACATTATGGATGGTATGAATACAAGCTgttaaaataaagcaattttgaagcacacttctttataaattttaaactaTCTGCAATGACACAAGTGGTTAAAACATGGGTCACCATTAAACATATGCTTTAttcttgcaaaaaaaaacattaagttcATTTAGCAGTTCCTTTGTTTGtaaattgaaaaattataaaaataaataattcagtgTCAATAAAAGAATTCAGGCTTTTTTCAGCTGATTTTATAGCCACTATAAgcaataattatattatcaatagcaAAACTCATTTTTTCCCAAATCCCTCACACAAAATATCCCAATAGGTTGATTTGAAAAAGTTTAGAAAATATGAGACTTCCAGTGTATATAAAGGACTTACATGTTGAAATTACCAATATAATCATTTATCAAAAACAATTTATCCATCAATTCATTAAGTTTTACTTATATTTTCCCAATTTGGGGTAAATTGACACtggaattatcaattttaaagggTAAAGTACATGTTTCCAAAGTTGCGAAAAAAGCCCTGAAATTATACAGCATACCAGTGAAGGAATCATCACTACTTGGCATATTGTCCTCTGAATCTGATGTGGTTGACTGaactgcaataaaaacattttattgtaaactACAGAGCCAGATATTGTGATTTTATCATATTTTGTGAAGGAGTTCATTTAAAATTGAGTTGTTTAAGTCTGAACAACTGAACCTGTACACGGACACTCACTGCATATAAAATAACTGAAAAATGGAACTTCATTTGgttggaatattttttaatatgattcCCACGTTTTTCCAATTGTTTTTGATAAACAACTAAGAACATATATTTTCAACGAGGTATGTGTCTTTCAGAATCAACCCACAACAGTTGacaggttttttttttccttctttgtgacccgccgaaaattggccctttcccctccgattttttggtTCCCTTTAGCTGGTAAagtttcccctagatttcattttcccctccaaaaaaaaacaatttttatttttatttttattttttttaacatttaaatatataagttaacctgatcatgtgtagaaaatagaataatattgcataattaaatttactgtttccttgaatttgttttaaaaacagtaaaatatgcttaattgattatttaagactgtccttattttcccccaaaatcagGCATTTCGTGTGTTTTTTCTTCCAAAATCCGGAGTTTCGCGGGATTTATTTCGCcttaaaaaaaggccaggccctttctccaaaatcagattaaaaaccCTGGTTGAACCACACATAGTTAacatttcaatacaaatacaaatgcatCTTTAAATCTGGATATTTACACAATGAAATTGTCCTTTTTAATCCAACTCATTTCAATTAGTTTACTGGCAATACTTATCAATTCTGCTCCcattttctttaataaattatttataaacaatgtgTTGTTCTTGTTCAAAGTTCAGAAATTGAAATAATCAGCCCTTGAAAATATCAACATATCTAATTTTATGTTCTACAGGTAGCTACTACACCTTTTCTCCAGATAAttgacatcttttaacaatatAAAGGCACATAATGATCAAAGCTTGTaagaaacaagaggcccatgagggcctgaatcgctctactggctggaatcaatagggctcaagcccttgatagtatgaacaatctgagtaagttttaaacaaacagacccaaaatgggaaattcatcgcataaacaaaaaaatacataaaatttaaacttcaaatggctccttttcaacaataagttggacaaattttcttcactctcaatggggttctggcccttgatgatataaaacatccgttgaagtttcaaaaggatagaacttcatatttaaacaaacaagaattgtgtttgtcggaaacactatgtccccttctgcgcctctttgattattttttttacctttgaccttgaaggatgaccttgaccttgacctttcaccactcaaaatgtgcagatccatgagatacacatgcatgccaaatatgtagttgctatcttcaatattgcaaaagttatggcaaaatgttaaaagattttcatttttttctcaaattcaaggggagataattctggacttataactccaatattgctcattctcaatagggtttgactcatcattcaaaTAAAGACACTGTGAAAGTCGGGAAATgtttggataaaaactgtggacttaatttcgtaaacaagccttatttcacaattttctcaaattcaaggggagttaattctggactttttactctgatgtaacccattttcgatAGGGTtagagtcctcattaatatcaacacactggacaagtttgaaaagaatctgatgaaaaatgtggactttatcggataaacaagagaaagtctaacgcgcacacagacagacagaaaccatgccatcccataaccccttctggcctatggccagtagagctaaaaatacaaaataacgtTTTATTGCACAATTTTTTAATGTTACTGTAACCAAGAAGCCATTAATATGATTAATAGGCTGATAGCTCTGTAAACTTTTGTTTGAAaagaatgaaaattattttaCCATAGCTGGACCATCTTTTTAAGAAAGCCGAACAAGTTTTCTTTCCTTCATTGGTGTTATCTTCCAAAGAGAGCAGAAAGCAAGCTGTTCCTACTTTCACCTGAAATAGAATTCAgtcaaaatcttttttttcttacaattttGGCGACATGACATACCAATGAACTTTATGCTTGAATATCCTATTTCATACGAATTTTTTTATATAGGTATTTCTATGGTTCAAAAGTTGAATCAAAGATGAATGTATGTGTCTTTTATTTTCTCCTCGTGTTAAGTAGCAATAACTTTACTCTTGACTTGTTCTTTTTTGTCACAAGATTCATAAggcattttaaatgaaaattttgtaCAATGTTAAGTTAAGAAAGGAAGTTGTTAACTCTTGGCAAATCTTAAGGTTCGTTTTCCTTCTGAAACATACAtatcagggatggaaattagtggttgcctgtGAGCCCAGGGCCAGTACATTTTGTCCTGGGCAACACAAATTCAAAAGTTAGTAGTCTGGATGGGCAACTTGCTTTTTTAAGCTttaaacaattcagtgcaattaaacatttaatgcaaTTGGCTACTGTGAGTTAATCATTAATTTGTCAATTAAGCAAAGTTGTTGTTTAGTTatcttttattatatttcaaagaagtcCTACATACATATGACACTACATAAACATCATACTGGGATTGTGAGTCTTTGCTTGGCAACCTAAATACTAagtaaagatggttgccagtgttGGCAATCCATTGTTTAAAGTAAGTTTCCATCCCTGCACATTGAATCATTACATTATCACAAAAATATGCACTAATAAGATTGTACTCATAATTATGCAAAACACTATTATTCATTTAATCAAAGTCaacaatttgtatacatgtaaatatcaatagaAAGCCCATGTTGCATTGTTTttggatatataaatatatattatgttttcatctgatttgggcagcccggcgagttataacttcaACTTTCgaaaatatcataccgtattacaatctagatttacggttgacatgtcaGGCTTTtaccgctccattttgggaatacaccacactggaattttgggaattttgcgtcgtgaaaacccccattttgggaaaaaaattattcgcaaaattggctcaattgggaaaaataatcgcatgtaaatagtgttccttatatttcaaagaagccgttaactggtaaataacgactattttgataacttataattaaaattttacaaagtattatgaacatgtgagataagtgcaggttttttaatctgaacttttggaaaaggcctggccttttttgaggtgaaaaaaatcgtgcgaagcgccggattttgaggaaaataaggaaagtcttaaataatcattaacatatttttacagtttttaaaacaaattcgaggcaacagataatttaattatgcaacactttctattttctacaccggatcaggttaacttatatattttaaggtaaaaaaaaattattttttttggaattgggaatttttttcaatttggaaaaaaacaaccagatttgcattgggaatggggccggacccgtggcatagggcggaaaaagcctgcatgTTCATACtttataccaatttgtagcgtttatatttggagttcagttttataaattacatcttgcttaggagaatagaattgaTGTAAGCTAATCAATTGCTAACGGTCACGTGACTCAGTAACGACACTGTTTAAAGGGCTGGGGTAAAATGTGTCtgtttgtgtttaactcgctataaatccattaataacaacgaaaatatactaaaagttatatttttgaaatagaaataaataagcaacaaga encodes:
- the LOC127854792 gene encoding uncharacterized protein LOC127854792, yielding MFLGIFDVHIENLIPPSPKRASRLLDLEHVKFLMDSFQSGVFQQLTILVGMVPDDCDPSILKMKGAGQVETLGGNHTREALQGLLRRGLATITTVKMNIYSALSTCTALTVGWQHNVCLQEKQKPLSFIDKVRLMRQVRPSMHMSPTDMKAWKEALSSIFHVKDIRRFQNSYGLHMKMAQLEQRVWAIVEEVSGGAVKISEKFFRPLLKIQSTEDIESCLNILRSKGLAEYNNKIKEFLGSRPLTKKRKQTDLEDDANEECSNTSEGLLEKYSKVVDELQMMKDKCSKLETENSELRRQLTEHCWKSKENSSKDKEIEAFWRFEDGREEWLPAKLIRKYANGECSVQYSDGVSRVRSSWVREVGQM